Genomic segment of Ewingella sp. CoE-038-23:
GGATGACCAAGGGCTAACCCAGAAGGCGTTGATCCCTGCAAAAACAGAGGTAAATAAAGCCAGACATAGCGCAGCAAGGATTAATGAACGTTTACCAAGGCCGCAGGCGTGCATAACAGTGATTTCACTGTCTGTATAAAGTTTGCCCAATGTCATCAATAAGCCGAGGAACAGACTTAAAGGCAAGATGAGCTGTGCCATTTCCGGCACGCCTAAGCCCAGCAGAGAAAGGACTAAATTTGTTGGGATATCGCCATCAACCGCCGCGCCCAGAACCCTGACTAACTTCTGACAAAAGAAGATCAGCAGCAGGATAAAGAGAATTGCGATTTGGCTCTTGAAGGTTTCCCTAACCAGATATCTAATGATGATCACGCTTAATACGCCTGTGATAACTTGTCTTTTTGCAGGAAAATCGATAGTTTCATCGCTAATCCGCCATTTATTCTCATCATATGGCAACCTTCACAGCTAAAATAGTATTACAACACCGAGAATTGGGGTGTCCTATAGGAACATGCTTATAGCCGCCAAAATAAAAACTAACGCCGTTCAGGTTAACACAGGTCGTTAACACAGTGACGGGAGATGTCTCCGGCCTATTCATTCTAGCCGCAGCCCCCGCCGTTGTCTTTAAGATTCAGGAGAGTGCATGGAGTTCAGTGTAAAAAGCGGTAGCCCGGAAAAACAGCGCAGTGCCTGTATTGTAGTCGGCGTTTTTGAACCTCGCCGCTTGTCACCTATTGCCGAACAGCTCGACAAAATCAGTGATGGCTACATCAGCGCCTTGCTCCGCCGTGGCGAACTCGAGGGTAAAGTCGGCCAAACTCTGCTGCTGCATCATGTTCCGAACATTCTTTCCGAACGCATCCTGTTGATCGGTTGCGGGAAAGAGCGCGAACTTGATGAGCGCCAGTACAAACAGGTGATCCAAAAAACCATCAACACCCTGAACGACACGGGTTCGATGGAAGCCGTCTGTTTCCTGACCGAATTGCATGTCAAAGGGCGTAATACCTATTGGAAAGTGCGTCAGGCGGTCGAAACCTCCAAAGAGTCGCTTTACACCTTCGATCAGCTGAAAAGCAACAAAACCGAGCCGCGCCGTCCGCTGCGTAAGATGGTCTTCAACGTGCCAACGCGCCGCGAATTGACCAGCGGCGAGCGCGCTATTCAGCACGGTCTGGCCGTGGCTGCGGGTATCAAAGCTGCCAAAGACCTCAGCAACATGCCACCAAACATCTGTAACGCGGCTTACCTGGCTTCTCAGGCTCGCCAACTGGCAGATGCGTTTAGCACCAACATCACCACCCGCGTCATCGGCGAACAGCAGATGAAAGAGCTGGGCATGAATGCCTATCTGGCAGTGGGGCATGGTTCTAAAAACGAATCCTTGATGTCCGTGATGGAATATAAAGGCAATCCGAATCCAGACGCTAAGCCTATCGTGCTCGTCGGTAAAGGTTTGACCTTCGACTCCGGCGGTATCTCCATTAAGCCTGCGGCTGATATGGATGAGATGAAGTACGACATGTGTGGTGCCGCAGCAGTTTACGGTGCGATGCGCGTGGTGGCCGAACTCAACCTGCCGTTGAACGTGATTGGCGTGTTGGCGGGCTGTGAAAACATGCCGGGTGGTCAGGCATTCCGTCCGGGCGACATTCTGACCACGATGTCCGGCCAGACGGTAGAAGTGCTCAATACCGATGCCGAAGGCCGTCTGGTGCTGTGCGACGCCCTGACCTACGTCGAGCGTTTCGACCCTGAGCTGGTGATTGACGTGGCGACCCTGACCGGCGCATGCGTGATCGCATTGGGTCATCACATCACCGGTTTGCTGTCTAACCACAATCCGCTGGCCCATGAGCTGATTGGCGCGTCCGAGCAGTCGGGTGACCGCGCGTGGCGTTTGCCGTTGGCCGACGAGTATTACGAGCAGCTGGATTCCAACTTTGCTGATATGGCGAATATCGGTGGCCGTCCGGGTGGTGCTATCACCGCAGGCTGCTTCCTGTCGCGCTTTACCCGTAAATACAGCTGGGCGCATCTGGACATCGCCGGTACGGCATGGCGTTCAGGTAAGAACAAAGGCGCCACGGGCCGTCCTGTCGCTCTCCTGTCTCAGTTCTTGTTGAACCGCGCAGGGCTTGATGGCGACGATTGATCCATTTTGAGCCAGAGCGGTGCTCAAACTGCCTGCGCTAAAGGGCCTAATCAGCAATCGAAACGCCTAGGGCCGGTTAACTCCGGCCTGATTTATTTTGGATAAAACTGATGAAACAAGCCACTTTCTTCCTGCTCGATACGCCCGATGGCGACACCGGCCTGAGCTCGCACGAAGCGCTGGCCTGTCAGATTGCCGCCGAACGCTGTCGCGCCGGGAAACGTGTTTTGCTGGCCTGTGAAGATCAACAGCAGGCAGAACGTCTGGATGAAGCCTTATGGCAGCGCGAC
This window contains:
- the pepA gene encoding leucyl aminopeptidase, with protein sequence MEFSVKSGSPEKQRSACIVVGVFEPRRLSPIAEQLDKISDGYISALLRRGELEGKVGQTLLLHHVPNILSERILLIGCGKERELDERQYKQVIQKTINTLNDTGSMEAVCFLTELHVKGRNTYWKVRQAVETSKESLYTFDQLKSNKTEPRRPLRKMVFNVPTRRELTSGERAIQHGLAVAAGIKAAKDLSNMPPNICNAAYLASQARQLADAFSTNITTRVIGEQQMKELGMNAYLAVGHGSKNESLMSVMEYKGNPNPDAKPIVLVGKGLTFDSGGISIKPAADMDEMKYDMCGAAAVYGAMRVVAELNLPLNVIGVLAGCENMPGGQAFRPGDILTTMSGQTVEVLNTDAEGRLVLCDALTYVERFDPELVIDVATLTGACVIALGHHITGLLSNHNPLAHELIGASEQSGDRAWRLPLADEYYEQLDSNFADMANIGGRPGGAITAGCFLSRFTRKYSWAHLDIAGTAWRSGKNKGATGRPVALLSQFLLNRAGLDGDD